The Strongyloides ratti genome assembly S_ratti_ED321, scaffold srae_scaffold0000002 genome has a window encoding:
- a CDS encoding Ankyrin repeat and Ankyrin repeat-containing domain-containing protein: MEELKLPYNFSEVDVGKKDSEGRVALHYAASNSDVDIIEKIFLKDKTLINAMDNNGQSPITMAVINGNLMAVEFFYNHGVSVDQYDNERHSIVHWAVVCGQLEVLQLLLKAGASINVPDLYGAYPLHYATVIEDISEEKNIAILHLLIRTGNEVDLYDIDKRTPAAWATSQGNLEALKLLISSGADKHHIDKDKLNLLHCAASHGHEHVLEYLLKIVDRKLVKGRDRNGDTPLYYSSAFGHIECTRLLLKYKADPNVQDYRLRTPSHCAAIKGNLQILKLLRQYGASFSMVNYNGDLPFHEAVQCGSKDVVEYLYTENVECISAVNNQGISALHIAAATGNMEIVVFLASKGADYNGIMMRGDKLMTPLDIAESRNHEDVANFLRTVHRARRASDMPEKIRRSSQATIERQNSKVKELLAECDGIDSVDEKSIDGDNDSGSDIDNDCEENKKTKEDEENEELRSLISNSNILNKKNSNTSSLNSYNSEIAEFLTKKLVDDSIKHAKHIADISEDENECIKKAEEGISDESPEMIEKISKGCQTFNSPKNRVSLTKKERDEKLNKKTDEDDRKSDYDLLVDYENKTGNKRLPKYEKEAKILHEKAIFDELTHLKKTQLQYGKVQEKTLVKTLIENFCKMHKLPVEQFKFTTFYSWEKFLYESLTDQLKVLYLEERERIQNVVRNNAGNKAAGITFESKIRNATPLNDKIRELGRIYSTASLSSIGNAYLPHNRLPLSKNNKKTKKSCVCNKEKKIKENL, from the exons atGGAAGAATTAAAATTGCCGTATAATTTTTCCGag gtAGATGTTGGAAAAAAAGATTCTGAAGGTAGAGTTGCACTTCATTATGCTGCCTCAAATAGTGATGTtgatattattgaaaaaatatttcttaaagaTAAGACACTTATTAATGCTATGGATAATAATGGGCAAAGTCCTATTACAATGGCAGTAATTAATGGTAATTTAATGGCagttgaatttttttataatcatgGTGTTTCTGTTGACCAGTATGATAATGAAAGACATTCTATTGTTCATTGGGCAGTAGTTTGTGGACAATTAGAAGTTTTAcaattgttattaaaagCAGGGGCATCTATTAATGTACCAGATTTATATGGTGCATATCCATTACATTATGCTACTGTAATTGAAGATATATCAgaggaaaaaaatatagcaATTCTTCATCTTCTTATAAGAACAGGAAATGAAGTCGATCTTTATGATATTGATAAAAGGACTCCAGCTGCTTGGGCAACCTCCCAAGGCAATTTAGAGGCACTGAAACTTCTTATAAGTTCTGGTGCAGATAAACATCATATAGATAAAGATAaactaaatttattacattgTGCCGCTAGTCATGGTCATGAGCATGTACTtgaatatcttttaaaaattgtagaTAGAAAGTTAGTAAAGGGAAGAGATCGTAATGGTGATACACCATTATATTATTCATCTGCATTTGGTCATATTGAATGTACaagattattattaaaatataaagcaGATCCAAATGTTCAAGATTATAGATTAAGAACACCATCACATTGTGCAGCAATTAAAGgaaatttacaaatattaaaattattaagacAATATGGTGCTTCATTTAGTATGGTAAATTATAATGGTGATTTACCATTTCATGAAGCTGTACAATGTGGTAGTAAAGATGTTGtagaatatttatatacagaAAATGTTGAATGTATTTCAGCTGTAAATAATCAAGGTATAAGTGCATTACATATAGCAGCAGCTACAGGAAATATGGAAATTGTTGTATTTTTAGCAAGTAAAGGAGCAGATTATAATGGTATTATGATGAGAGGAGATAAATTAATGACACCATTAGATATTGCAGAAAGTCGAAATCATGAGGATGTAgctaattttttaagaacTGTTCATAGAGCAAGAAGAGCAAGTGACATGCCAGAAAAAATACGCCGTTCCTCTCAAGCAACAATTGAAAGACAAAATAGTAAGGTAAAAGAATTGTTAGCAGAATGTGATGGTATAGATTCAGTTGATGAAAAATCAATTGATGGTGACAATGATAGTGGTAGTGATATTGATAATGATTgtgaagaaaataaaaaaactaaagAAGATGAAGAAAATGAGGAGTTACGTTCTTTAATATCAAATTCaaatattcttaataaaaaaaattcaaatacaAGTTCATTAAATAGTTACAATTCAGAAATAGCtgaatttttaacaaaaaaactTGTAGATGATTCAATAAAACATGCAAAACATATAGCTGATATTAGTGAAGATGAAAAtgaatgtattaaaaaagcAGAAGAAGGAATTAGTGATGAAAGTCCAGaaatgatagaaaaaatatcaaaaggATGTCAAACATTTAATAGTCCTAAAAATCGTGTATCACttacaaaaaaagaaagagacgaaaaattaaataaaaaaactgaTGAAGATGATCGAAAAAGTGACTATGACTTATTAGTtgattatgaaaataaaacagGAAATAAAAGACTTCCAAAATATGAGAAAGAagcaaaaattttacatGAAAAAGCTATTTTTGATGAATTAacacatttaaaaaagacaCAATTACAATATGGAAAAGTTCAGGAAAAAACATTAGTTAAAACATtgatagaaaatttttgtaaaatgcATAAATTACCAGTGgaacaatttaaatttacaacattttattcttgggaaaaatttttatatg AATCCCTTACAGAtcaattaaaagtattatatctTGAGGAGAGGGAACGAATCCAAAATGTGGTAAGGAATAATGCTGGAAATAAGGCTGCTGGAATAACATTTGAATCAAAAATAAGAAATGCCACaccattaaatgataaaattcgTGAATTGGGAAGAATATACTCCACAGCATCATTATCATCCATTGGAAATGCCTACCTACCACATAATCGTCTTCCATTAtccaaaaataataaaaaaactaaaaagaGTTGTGTTtgtaataaagaaaaaaaaataaaggaaaatttataa
- a CDS encoding Sec23 has product MASWDDYLHSQQNNDGIQMTWNVWPHSRVDAQKLVVPVTTFFTPLKEKPLDSPQQPPLKYDPVLCMKSTCKAVLNPLCVVDYRAKIWQCVICQQRNPFPPHYAMIAENNRPPELYPQFTTIEYTLAKATTLSPIFLYMVDLCMGQDEFDALKEAIQTSLSLLPADAFVGLVTFGRMVELHELNVNHMSRSFVFKGTKEVTTKQIKDVLGLSIGSQPGQRSGPTPAGVPGAPGGGFPMAPGQQRPGYAPMGQINGLPTQQIQQQPLHHSGSTVPYNKFLQPISECENSINNLIDQLQPDRWPVAQGKRPQRATGAAFSVAVTLLENCFPNTGARIMAFVGGACTHGPGMVVGEELKNPIRSWHTIKEDNAIYMRKATKYYDGLATRTVKNGHVIDIYSCALDQTGLAEMKSLYHSTNGNVVMADSFKSTLFSQTFQRSFEKDANGHLKMAFNATMEVKVGNGLKIEGVLGCCSSGNIRNASVSDQEIGIGGTCQWKFGALTPKSTIAVVLDITAQHGTAIPQGARGIVQFVTQYQHSDGFKRIRVTTTCRNWADFNSQQANIAYGFDQEAAAVVMARLASWRASNENDTPDALRWLDRSLIRLVQKFGDYHKDDPNSFRLNDKFSLFPQFMFHLRRSQFLQVFNNSPDETAFYRHVLFSENVIESTTMIQPVLFSYSFNGPPEPVLLDTSSILPDRILLMDDYFHVLIYHGQTIAAWKKANYHEDPQYASFKQLLEAPVADATAILQERFPMPRYIVTEYEGSQARFLLSKVNPSLTHNNSFSQEGGAPVFTDDVSLQVFMEHLKKLAVTPS; this is encoded by the exons ATGGCTTCTTGGGATGATTACCTTCATAGTCAACAAAATAATGATGGAATTCAAATGACATGGAATGTATGGCCACACTCCAGAGTAGATGCCCAAAAACTTGTTGTTCCTGTCACAACATTTTTTACACCTTTAAAA gaaaAACCATTGGATTCTCCACAACAACCACCTTTAAAGTATGATCCAGTTTTATGTATGAAAAGTACATGTAAAGCTGTATTAAATCCTTTATG tGTTGTTGATTATCGAGCAAAGATATGGCAATGTGTTATCTGCCAACAAAGGAATCCATTTCCACCTCACTATGCTATGATTGCTGAAAATAATAGACCACCAGAGTTATATCCTCAATTTACAACAATTGAGTATACTTTAGCAAAAGCAACAACATTATCTCCAATCTTTCTTTACATGGTTGATTTATGTATGGGTCAAGATGAGTTTGATGCTCTTAAGGAAGCAATTCAAACTTCACTTTCCTTACTTCCTGCAGACGCTTTTGTTGGTCTTGTCACTTTCGGAAGAATGGTGGAATTGCATGAATTAAATGTTAATCATATGTCTCGATCATTTGTATTTAAA ggAACAAAAGAAGTAACAActaaacaaataaaagatGTTCTAGGTTTAAGTATAGGATCACAACCAGGACAAAGATCTGGTCCAACACCTGCAGGAGTTCCTGGTGCTCCAGGAGGTGGGTTTCCAATGGCTCCTGGACAACAAAGACCCGGTTATGCACCAATGGGACAAATAAATGGTTTACCAACGCAACAAATTCAACAACAACCACTTCATCATTCTGGATCAACTGTTCCTTATAATAAGTTTTTACAACCTATTAGTGAATGTGAAAATTcaataaacaatttaattgATCAACTTCAACCTGATCGTTGGCCAGTAGCTCAAGGAAAAAGACCTCAAAGAGCAACAGGAGCAGCATTTTCTGTTGCTGTGACGCTTCTTGAAAATTGTTTCCCTAATACTGGAGCAAGAATTATGGCTTTTGTTGGAGGAGCTTGTACACATGGTCCTGGAATGGTTGTTGGTGAAGAGTTAAAAAATCCAATTAGATCATGGCATACTATTAAAGAGGATAATGCTATTTATATGAGAAAAgcaacaaaatattatgatgGTTTAGCAACTAGAACAGTTAAAAATGGACATgttattgatatttattCATGTGCCTTAGATCAAACAGGTTTGGCAGAAATGAAATCATTATATCATTCAACTAATGGAAATGTTGTTATGGCAGATAGTTTCAAGTCAACACTTTTTTCACAAACATTCCAACGTAGTTTTGAGAAAGATGCTAATGGTCATCTTAAGATGGCTTTCAATGCAACAATGGAAGTTAAAGTTGGTAATGGATTGAAAATTGAAGGTGTTTTAGGATGTTGTTCCAGTGGTAATATTCGTAATGCTTCTGTATCAGATCAAGAAATTGGTATAGGAGGAACATGTCAATGGAAATTTGGAGCTCTTACACCTAAAAGTACAATTGCTGTTGTTTTAGATATTACTGCTCAACATGGAACAGCTATACCTCAAGGAGCAAGAGGTATTGTTCAATTTGTTACTCAATACCAACATTCTGATGGATTTAAACGTATAAGAGTTACAACAACATGTAGAAACTGGGCTGATTTTAATAGTCAACAAGCAAACATAGCATATGGATTTGATCAAGAAGCTGCTGCTGTAGTAATGGCACGTCTTGCCTCATGGAGAGCTtcaaatgaaaatgataCACCAGATGCTTTGAGATGGTTGGATCGTTCTTTAATTAGATTAGTGCAAAAGTTTGGTGATTATCATAAAGATGATCCTAATTCATTTagattaaatgataaattttcacTATTCCCTCAATTTATGTTCCATTTAAGGCGTTCACAATTTCTTCAAGTTTTTAACAATTCTCCTGATGAAACAGCTTTCTATCGTCATGTTTTGTTTTCAGAAAATGTTATTGAAAGTACTACTATGATTCAACCTGTACTATTTTCTTATTCATTTAATGGACCACCTGAACCTGTACTTTTAGACACATCATCAATTCTTCCTGATAGAATTCTTCTTATGGATGACTATTTTCATGTACTGATTTATCATGGTCAAACAATTGCTGCTTGGAAGAAAGCCAATTATCACGAAGATCCTCAGTATGCTTCTTTTAAACAATTACTTGAAGCACCTGTTGCTGATGCTACAGCAATTCTTCAGGAAAGATTTCCAATGCCTCGTTATATTGTTACTGAGTATGAAGGTTCACAAGCTCGTTTCTTACTTTCAAAAGTTAATCCATCTTTAACTCACAACAATTCATTTTCACag gaAGGTGGAGCTCCCGTTTTTACAGATGATGTATCATTACAAGTTTTTATGGaacatttgaaaaaattagcTGTAACAccaagttaa
- a CDS encoding Tetratricopeptide-like helical domain-containing protein — translation MSDEHFNTSTSNINKRIMTYNETPRRKTSMIESISSLRNKSFILNHLFEQNRKSFNNNMTSTCEEQYYNTNLSNMESPSCNLKAVTIANLGVSNIKCLLGKSTPVVLNKSNDVKNQKIYLKKYKFPQRIWPICNIINNYIKQDNKIDQISDIIEKLLKYVYKDCGFFHKDTAAVLLLSSQVHYKLKFYKTALLSAERALEIFQFLHGEIYIGCCVTYQLIAMICKTINDKKGSMYCLKKAISILKIIFGSTYLEIGKLHNNIGVLFEEERMFSNAIENYTISQQIFIKQEKVNNMYIFNVEVNILRASYLQFLFNKETLKTKVFHLLEELKKELLSSDLYEVFDNYLSEEQKINFIAENIKNNNDTNNVLNNLKKLIIYYLRNNENEDKNNKNFSYI, via the coding sequence ATGTCTGATGAACATTTTAATACATCAACAtcaaacattaataaaagaattatgaCATATAATGAAACGCCTAGAAGAAAAACTTCTATGATTGAAAGTATATCATCATTGAGAAATAAAAGTTTCATACTTAACCATTTATTTGAACAAAATCGAAagtcatttaataataatatgacATCCACGTGTGAAGAACAGTATTACAATACAAATTTATCTAATATGGAAAGCCCATCGTGTAATTTAAAAGCTGTAACAATTGCAAATCTTGGTGttagtaatataaaatgtctTCTAGGAAAATCTACACCAgttgtattaaataaatctaaTGATGTTaagaatcaaaaaatatatttaaaaaaatataaatttcctCAAAGGATATGGCCTATATgcaatattatcaataattatataaaacaagataataaaattgaccAAATATCagatattattgaaaaattactaaaatatgtatataaagaTTGTGGATTTTTTCATAAAGATACTGCTGCTGTATTATTACTTTCTTCTCAAGTTcactataaattaaaattttataaaacagcATTATTGTCTGCAGAACGGGCTTTAGAAATCTTTCAATTTCTTCATGgagaaatatatattggaTGTTGTGTTACTTATCAATTGATAGCTATGATTTGTAAaacaattaatgataaaaaaggaTCCAtgtattgtttaaaaaaagccattagtatattaaaaattatttttggttCAACATACTTGGAAATTGGAAAATTACACAATAATATTGGTGTATTATTTGAAGAAGAAAGAATGTTTTCAAATGCTattgaaaattatacaatatcacaacaaatttttataaaacaagaaaaagttaataatatgtatatatttaatgttgaagtaaatattttaagagcCTCATAccttcaatttttatttaataaagaaacTTTGAAGACCAAAGTTTTTCACTTACttgaagaattaaaaaaagaattgttATCATCAGACCTTTATGAAgtatttgataattatttaagtgaagaacaaaaaattaattttattgctgaaaatattaaaaacaataatgaTACAAATAATGTACtaaataatcttaaaaaattaataatatattatcttaGAAATAATGAGAATGAAGATAAGAATAATAagaatttttcttatatataa
- a CDS encoding Phospholipase A-2-activating protein: MWQDKETPITSESYWKYSFQYSGSQKNCRYLSVNSNSVVISGSRDGLVRTFFEDSLSDTPTFKEGEFYGNKNGFSNIAVHSVATLSSPTNEWNVIIAGYRDGSIKFFLHNQEKPFLNLLDHSAAVCSLNIDQENGCLVSGGWDHNAFVYHLTENSPLPKWEKIFDLRGHTMSVWDGRSFPNTLNKQITGSADKSIKIWLDGICVQTYLGYCDVIRSVIAIDDKYIIATGNEPIIFVWQIDSPDKPLKTIKTQSTSHLNTMEIMKNPLNNVTYCAVAGEEGFFQIFNVITSSDASASFNLYSLLDGKLPVECIWKLTFMPQGPFTGDLILGGENGKMYVYTLTESRMAPVEVRNKFLIESTEFAQIQDAIRSKQVDNEYFTFVIEPEAGQGQFELKHKLGTDPRETVKNFIIKNNMSSSHYNQILEFLCSKCPDAANYFSRKKLTDNSDTDDIKRVKVLYDGREYDYCFDVSIGDKNVKLPYNVGEDPSEVASNFCEKNNLSIESLKTFTDFLYSQVPELKNSDFKQFNHNINRVDRKEVSRPVNCGLPITKLIEFKDFEGHNIAKMVARLKSGGEKYTENSTFVTDDEYEIITNFFETRDASKLLFNDGNILKKLLLRSGEDILPVLHLIYLALNFEELAIFLKNKQRITEIYKNILCDESTPPNFITMVFRGLANSCKHKAYLNVYQSEKMFFVNKAFYYATSSKHITQIAALTFMLNFVTASRGNDFQVSEIVVALLKKFSTIGDCSLLSLQGVELLLQIWGNMLYDRPDVIQTSLKNGAMNVIKILKDRSSEGDSALYARTIFNMLQRSQ, translated from the exons ATGTGGCAAGATAAGGAAACTCCAATTACTTCAGAAAGTTACTGGAAGTATTCTTTCCAATATTCAGGTTCACAAAAGAATTGTCGATATTTATCTGTCAATTCTAATAGTGTTGTTATTTCGGGAAGCAGAGATGGACTTGTTAGAACATTTTTTGAAGATTCTTTAAGTGACACACCAACATTTAAAGAGGGTGAATTTTATGGTAATAAAAATGGATTTTCTAATATTGCTGTTCATAGTGTTGCAACACTTTCATCACCTACAAATGAATGGAATGTTATAATTGCTGGATATAGAGATGgaagtataaaattttttttgcacAATCAAGAAAAACcatttttaaacttactCGATCATTCTGCCGCAG tatgttctttaaatattgatCAAGAAAATGGGTGTCTTGTTAGCGGGGGTTGGGATCATAATGCCTTTGTTTATCATCTTACTGAAAACTCTCCATTACCAAAAtgggaaaaaatttttgactTACGTGGACATACAATGTCAGTTTGGGATGGTAGATCATTTCcaaatactttaaataagCAAATTACTGGATCTGCTGacaaaagtataaaaatatggtTAGATGGAATTTGTGTTCAAACATATTTAGGTTATTGTGATGTTATTCGTTCTGTTATTGCTAttgatgataaatatattattgctACTGGTAATGAgccaataatttttgtttggCAGATAGATTCTCCTGATAAACCattaaaaactataaaaacaCAAAGTACAAGTCATCTAAATACTATggaaataatgaaaaatccATTGAATAATGTTACTTACTGTGCAGTTGCTGGTGAAGAAggtttttttcaaatttttaatgttattacaAGTTCTGATGCTTCTGCTAGTTTTAATCTTTATTCACTTCTTGATGGAAAATTACCTGTAGAATGTATTTGGAAATTAACATTTATGCCTCAAGGACCATTTACTGGAGATCTTATTCTTGGGGGTGAAAATGGGAAAATGTATGTTTATACTTTAACAGAATCAAGAATGGCACCAGTAGAAGTTAGAAACAAATTTCTTATAGAATCTACTGAGTTTGCTCAAATTCAAGATGCTATTAGATCTAAACAAGTggataatgaatattttacttttgtTATTGAACCTGAAGCGGGACAAGGACAATTTGAATTAAAACATAAACTTGGAACTGATCCAAGAGAGACagttaaaaactttattatcaaaaataacaTGAGTTCATCACATTATAATCAgattttagaatttttatgTTCAAAATGTCCTGATGCAgcaaattatttttccaGAAAAAAGTTAACAGATAATAGTGATACAGATGATATAAAAAGagttaaagttttatatgaTGGTAGAGAATATGACTATTGTTTTGATGTCAGTATTGGTGATAAGAATGTAAAACTTCCTTATAATGTTGGAGAGGATCCTTCTGAAGTTGCATCTAATTtttgtgaaaaaaataatttgtctattgaaagtttaaaaacttttacagATTTCTTATACTCTCAAGTACcggaattaaaaaattcagattttaaacaatttaatcATAATATAAATAGAGTTGATAGAAAGGAAGTTTCAAGACCAGTTAATTGTGGACTTCCgattacaaaattaattgaGTTTAAAGATTTTGAAGGACATAACATTGCAAAAATGGTTGCCCGACTAAAAAGTGGTGGAGAAAAATATACGGAAAATAGTACTTTTGTAACCGATGATGAATATGAAATTATAACAAACTTTTTTGAAACAAGAGATGCTTCtaagttattatttaatgatggaaatattttaaaaaaattattattaagatCTGGTGAAGATATACTTCCGgttttacatttaatttaCTTAGCATTAAACTTTGAAGAATTggctatatttttaaaaaataagcaACGCATTACtgaaatatacaaaaatatactatGTGATGAGTCGACACCCccaaattttataacaatggTATTTAGAGGATTAGCTAACTCCTGCAAACATAAGgcatatttaaatgtttatcaATCAGAAAAGATGTTTTTTGTTAACAAAGCTTTTTATTATGCTACATCATCTAAGCATATTACTCAAATAGCAGCGTTAACctttatgttaaattttgtaaCTGCGTCACGTGGGAATGATTTTCAAGTTTCTGAAATTGTTGTTGCTTTATTGAAGAAATTTTCTACAATAGGAGATTGTTCTCTTTTATCTCTTCAAGGAGTTGAATTACTTTTACAAATATGGGGAAATATGTTATATGATCGTCCTGATGTCATTCAAACATCTTTGAAAAATGGAGCAAtgaatgttataaaaattttaaaagacaGAAGTAGTGAAGGAGATTCAGCATTATATGCAAgaacaatatttaatatgcTTCAAAGATCACAATAA
- a CDS encoding Homeobox protein Nkx-2.2: MISAAFAAAVAAAGGQSTPETNPSIGCESIKNSVTQKIDSVDGIYSQQNVNASAWADHIPLISGYSNTVPFSIDSTQNNMISNNGFMYDQNSHFVSNSATNYFQSNQGYSYPIFSNPTTNISIDTTHNGDMITTSVPINSDQGKEKNKEENKIEDETEIVDENDDENEGSVDETCEDGKKKKRKRRVLFTKAQTFELERRFRSQRYLSAPEREALAMQIRLTPTQVKIWFQNHRYKTKKSLQEKSVVNNSILSSAVTVNGPNAATAVAVASGTAFGTRRMPGISMLSGAKSSDFNMAAPMTSISFTGISPQSAAAYLPYTGNNVTTNGVQHNNNGTPHFNAPHYMNGGWGW, translated from the exons ATGATAAGTGCAGCATTTGCAGCAGCAGTTGCTGCAGCTGGTGGTCAATCAACTCCTGAAACAAATCCATCAATTGGTTGTGAAAGTATAAA aaattcaGTAACACAAAAAATTGATTCAGTTGATGGAATTTATTCACAACAAAATGTAAATGCTTCTGCTTGGGCAGATCATATTCCTTTAATTAGTGGTTATTCAAATACAGTTCCATTTTCAATTGATTCAActcaaaataatatgattTCTAATAATGGTTTTATGTATGATCAAAATTCTCATTTTGTTTCTAATAGTGcaacaaattattttcaatcaAATCAAGGATATTCTTATCCTATATTCTCTAATCCTACaacaaatatttctattGATACAACACATAATGGTGATATGATAACAACATCAGTACCAATAAATTCTGATCaaggaaaagaaaaaaacaaagaagaaaataaaattgaagatGAAACAGAAATTGTTGATGAAAATGATGATGAAAATGAGGGTTCAGTTGATGAAACCTGTGAAgatggtaaaaaaaagaaaagaaaacgAAGAGTACTTTTTACTAAAGCGCAAACATTTGAGCTTGAACGAAGGTTTCGTTCACAACGATATTTATCTGCTCCAGAACGTGAAGCTTTGGCTATGCAGATTCGTTTAACACCTACACAAGTGAAAATTTGGTTCCAAAATCACAG atataaaacaaaaaaatcattaCAAGAAAAATCAGTTGTTAATAACAGTATTCTTTCATCAGCTGTAACAGTAAATGGGCCAAATGCAGCTACTGCGGTAGCTGTTGCATCTGGTACAGCATTTGGAACAAGAAGAATGCCAGGAATATCTATGTTAAGTGGAGCAAAAAGTTCTGATTTTAATATGGCAGCACCAATGACTTCAATATCATTCACTGGTATATCACCTCAATCGGCAGCAGCTTACCTTCCATATACAGGAAATAATGTTACTACCAATGGAGTTCAACACAACAATAATGGCACTCCTCATTTTAATGCACCACACTATATGAATGGTGGTTGGGggtggtaa
- a CDS encoding WD40 repeat and WD40/YVTN repeat-like-containing domain and WD40-repeat-containing domain-containing protein — translation MGNNKNCLSGLPDVIIENIFSNIIAYDLYSKVRLTSRFFAKYLCVQSPYWTLRNRRYKSFVPLNTGKNIDEDFQAKAAIKIERIYNNFNNPDGYKKIVKRPHTATITASKIFKPSHDRTFVITGSRDRSICLQDFEPYRYLNEDEDNDIETTYIKIENAHDGWISSICFKDNYILSNGWDSTLKIWSLTNRGLETVTSMKGTSAYLDCAVDGETIYCCGYEKAIAMFDFRERLKLTNRLFLHSHSILKVLTEKGSNYLYSVGGDESVALFDKRNMKIACTKKLYDQTYCVALYNESLYISNSDGSLDYMKTNTLDKMGTIYIDDDAQDIEIKNMTIDDGYIVYSRNHINDLRVYTFCNDPRQIAQFPSSTSICSFDIKRGDVVFSEGSAQLHGYLCK, via the coding sequence ATgggaaataataaaaattgtttatcaGGCCTTCCTGAtgtaattattgaaaatattttttctaatattataGCATATGATCTTTATTCTAAAGTAAGATTAACATCAAGATTTTTTGCTAAATATTTATGTGTACAATCACCATATTGGACATTAAGAAATAGAAGATATAAATCATTTGTACCATTAAATACaggaaaaaatattgatgaaGATTTTCAAGCAAAAGCAGCTATAAAAATTGAGagaatttataataattttaataatcctgatggttataaaaaaattgttaaaagacCACATACAGCAACAATAACTGccagtaaaatttttaaacctTCACATGATAGGACATTTGTCATAACTGGATCTCGTGATAGATCAATATGTTTACAAGATTTTGAACCTTAtagatatttaaatgaagatgaggataatgatattgaaacaacatatattaaaatagaaaatgcTCATGATGGTTGGATATCTTCTATAtgttttaaagataattatatTCTTTCTAATGGTTGGGATTCTACTCTTAAAATATGGAGTCTTACTAATAGAGGACTAGAAACAGTAACATCTATGAAAGGTACCTCAGCTTATTTAGATTGTGCCGTAGATGGAGAAACTATTTATTGTTGTGGTTATGAAAAAGCTATTGCTATGTTTGATTTTAGAGAAAGActtaaattaacaaatagattatttttacattcacattcaattttaaaagttttaactGAAAAAGgatcaaattatttatattcagTTGGTGGTGATGAAAGTGTGgcattatttgataaaagaaatatgaaAATAGCATGTacaaaaaaactttatgaTCAAACTTATTGTGTTGCTTTATACAATGAATCATTATACATTTCTAATTCAGATGGATCTTTAGATTATATGAAAACAAATACACTAGATAAAATGGGAACTATTTATATTGATGATGATGCTCAAGATATAGAAATAAAGAATATGACTATTGATGATGGATATATTGTTTATTCAAGAAATCATATTAATGATCTTCGAGTTTATACATTTTGTAATGATCCAAGGCAAATAGCACAATTTCCATCTTCTACTTCAATATGTAGTTTTGACATCAAACGTGGTGATGTTGTATTTTCAGAGGGCAGTGCACAATTACATGgatatttatgtaaataa